The Pseudoliparis swirei isolate HS2019 ecotype Mariana Trench chromosome 16, NWPU_hadal_v1, whole genome shotgun sequence genome includes a window with the following:
- the LOC130206394 gene encoding LOW QUALITY PROTEIN: zinc transporter ZIP12-like (The sequence of the model RefSeq protein was modified relative to this genomic sequence to represent the inferred CDS: inserted 2 bases in 1 codon), which yields MEFSGSGPTLLLLLLLGQLEVRGQERGSLQEALGALNLPLATDEKPQLQKNHTGVLIAELLREVHCAERTGTSQDVCDKCLSSEVALSVLEDDGKAYLTEEDYQQISTVLLYYIINLQDLCVSNAASLSSSSSSSFGNMEFYLLALTNLHPAEDDLFLSLRETESILQLINQHYDPPIRDALSDLQCVDAAHLLEEVNVQEHPGAGVSXVPKLAAAIISHILQGHCFRRRSSPSPAFFTDYIFQSLNCTSDLQIIDFEELLHQLGVGREAAPHSHNRKRRSSQKGTSHSPDGCNHVAGGISTDWAQVCYSANQLLDIFTLNPHLPISKEHFKQMCPAIIQQLLGNACKSAEQNRRGSLPTALEKYGYSTAAVLLVTVGSMLGICLIFFKSCQETYTLILQLFVGLAVGTLSGDALMHLIPQILGLHDDTLSHDAEHLTEDKVYLWRILGMIAGIYVFFLIERLVSIFAPHGLGHSDLHLELQCNGQSQREKSISTIQLGAVDDSECTEASPEHVDTRRPSPQRQGVPLLAVMIIVGDSLHNFADGLVIGAAFSSSTETGMATTVAILCHEIPHEMGDFAVLLSSGLSVKTAVLMNFLSALTAFMGLYIGLFVSSEMEVQRWIFSVTAGIFLYLSLVEMLPQMNRVKSDRPCLMFFLQNVGLLMGWACLLLLALFEHKLKF from the exons ATGGAGTTCAGCGGCAGTGGTCCCACTTTGCTTCTCCTGCTGCTTCTTGGCCAACTGGAGGTGAGGGGGCAGGAGCGGGGGTCCCTGCAGGAGGCTCTCGGGGCCTTAAATCTGCCCCTCGCTACCGACGAAAAGCCACAGCTCCAAAAGAACCACACCGGTGTCCTGATCGCCGAGCTCCTCCGGGAGGTGCACTGTGCAGAGCGGACTGGCACCTCTCAGGATGTCTGTGACAAG TGCCTGTCATCAGAGGTAGCTCTCTCTGTGCTAGAGGACGATGGGAAGGCTTACCTCACCGAGGAGGACTACCAGCAGATCTCCACTGTTCTGCTCTACTACATCATTAACCTTCAGGACCTGTGTGTATCAAATGCCGCCTCCctttcctcgtcctcctcctcctcatttggGAACATGGAGTTCTACCTTTTGGCCCTCACCAATCTGCACCCGGCTGAGGACGACCTCTTCCTCTCATTAAGAGAAACAGAAAGTATTCTGCAGCTTATCAACCAGCACTATGACCCCCCCATTCGAGATGCCTTATCCGATTTGCAA TGTGTTGATGCCGCTCACCTCCTTGAGGAGGTGAACGTACAAGAACATCCAGGCGCTGGTGTTTC TGTGCCCAAACTGGCTGCTGCCATCATCAGCCATATCCTGCAGGGCCACTGTTTCAGACGGAGGAGCAGCCCGTCTCCCGCTTTCTTTACCGACTACATCTTTCAATCCCTAAATTGCACGAGTGACCTACAGATAATAG ATTTCGAGGAGTTGCTCCATCAGCTGGGAGTAGGACGAGAAGCAGCGCCACACTCTCATAACAGGAAGAGGCGGAGTTCACAGAAAGGCACCAGCCATTCGCCGGATGGTTGCAACCATGTAGCTGGTGGAATAAGCACGGACTGGGctcag GTCTGTtattcagccaatcagctgttgGATATTTTCACTCTGAATCCTCATCTGCCAATTTCCAAGGAGCACTTCAAGCAAATGTGCCCTGCCATCATTCAGCAGTTGCTAGGCAATGCCTGCAAGTCTGCAGAGCAGAACAGAAGAGGATCTCTGCCCACTGCTCTTGAGA AGTACGGCTACAGCACGGCGGCCGTCCTGCTCGTCACGGTGGGCTCCATGCTCGGTATCTGCCTGATCTTCTTCAAGTCCTGCCAGGAAACCTACACCCTCATCCTGCAGCTGTTTGTGGGCTTGGCCGTGGGAACCCTCTCAGGAGATGCCCTCATGCACCTCATACCACAG ATCCTTGGCCTCCACGATGACACTCTCAGTCATGACGCTGAACACTTAACGGAAGACAAAGTGTATCTGTGGAGGATTCTGGGGATGATCGCTGGGATCTACGTCTTTTTCCTCATTGAAAGACTTGTTTCCATTTTCGCTCCTCATGGCCTC GGTCATAGTGACCTTCACTTAGAGCTCCAGTGCAACGGCCAGTCACAGAGGGAGAAGTCCATCTCCACCATACAGCTG GGAGCAGTGGACGACTCGGAGTGCACCGAAGCATCTCCTGAACACGTCGACACTCGGAGGCCTTCACCTCAGA GACAAGGGGTTCCTCTGCTGGCTGTGATGATAATCGTGGGAGACAGCCTTCATAACTTTGCCGATGGCCTGGTTATCGGAGCGGCCTTCTCTTCTTCGACCGAGACCGGCATGGCGACCACCGTGGCCATCCTGTGCCACGAGATCCCGCACGAGATGG GGGACTTTGCAGTGTTGTTGAGCTCCGGACTCTCAGTGAAGACGGCCGTGCTGATGAACTTTCTCAGCGCTCTGACGGCCTTCATGGGACTCTACATCGGACTGTTCGTGTCCTCAGAGATGGAAGTGCAGCGGTGGATCTTTTCCGTTACTGCCGGGATTTTCCTCTATTTGTCACTGGTCGAAATG cTTCCACAGATGAATCGAGTGAAGAGCGACAGACCGTGCCTCATGTTTTTCCTGCAGAACGTCGGCCTGTTGATGGGTTGGGCCTGTCTTCTGCTCCTCGCACTCTTTGAACACAAACTCAAATTCTAA